DNA from Thermodesulforhabdaceae bacterium:
TAATCATTGAGCAGCTTATAATGCCGGTTCCCGAGAAAAATCGAGAAAGGTTTTTCGAAAGACTTCTTCAGATGAACCGAAGTCTTGTTCACGGCGCTTTCGTATTGGATGAGGAATCCAAGCACGTAATTTTTAGAGACACTCTTCAGCTTAAAAATCTCGACTTTAACGAACTGGAAGCTTCCATCCTGGCACTTGAAATGGCTCTTTTGGACTACGGCGATGAATTGCTTGAATTTGCTAAGTCTTAAAAATTTGTAACGGTCAAAGATTCTGATTGGTCTGTTTTGAACGTATAAGAAATTATTTTCCCTTTAACGAAAAACTCCATAAAGAGGAGGTTTAGAAACATGGCAGGAATTTTACAGAGACTTTTTAAGATCGGG
Protein-coding regions in this window:
- a CDS encoding YbjN domain-containing protein — encoded protein: MSEHFQKVKSYLLDLDVEIVHEDPGEELFVVKNEERGITNLVVDCEDPILIIEQLIMPVPEKNRERFFERLLQMNRSLVHGAFVLDEESKHVIFRDTLQLKNLDFNELEASILALEMALLDYGDELLEFAKS